A genomic stretch from Eubacterium sulci ATCC 35585 includes:
- a CDS encoding isoleucyl-tRNA synthase: MFERLSEQPVAEVQQEQVEKWKREDLLKKCVTAREGKPKYVFYEGPPTANGMPGIHHVMARTLKDSVCRYWTMKGYQVNRKAGWDTHGLPVEIEVEKQLNMNGKQDIEKYGIKEFNEKCRESVFTYTDKWREMTERMAYLVDLDDPYITLNNDYIESGWWILKKFFDKGLIYEGHKILPYCPRCGTGLASHEVAQGYKEVKVNTLVVKFKKKGTDNEYFLAWTTTAWTLAANTMLTVGPDFDYVKVKMLNGNDEGNYFYLVEALADRVLGEGNYEVVERMKGKDLEYMEYEQLMPFCQVKEGDKAFFVTCMDYVSIEDGTGIVHTAPAFGEDDYQCGKKYGAAFLQPVDEQGCYTETPWKGHFIMEDGLDVEIIKYLDDKVFAKQKIEHNYPHCWRCGTPLVYYARQSWYIKMSDLKDQLVANNNTVNWYPPFVGEKRFGNWLADVKDWAISRSRYWGTPIPIWKCDCGHLECVGSRAELVEKAVENIDESIELHRPYVDDVHLKCPHCGKEMTRIVEVMDCWFDSGAMPFAQWHYPFENTEHFEEKLFPADFICEGIDQTRGWFYSLMAISTFIMGKSPYKNVLVNDLILDKNGKKMSKSKGNTVSPFELFDQYGADATRWYLLSVSPAWTPTKFDEDGLKDVVSKFFGTLRNVYNFFVLYSNQDDLDVANLELAYDMRPELDRWILSRYNKLVKEVREHMDNYDHMKTVRALTEFVSEDFSNWYIRRARRRFYGSEMTEDKMSVYATTFEVLVGVSLMIAPFAPFISDEIYTKLTGEETVHTAYLPECNEALIDNKVEERMDLVRSFVTLGRGAREKERIKVRQPLNEILVDGKYKPLVADLTDLVMEELNVKNVVFADELGEYMNLSLKPNFKVAGPVLGKNIKQFGDELAKLDAAEFVAELEAKGEVEMTVAGEVVNVPKDFVDVRISAKDGFAVAMENNVFTILDTVLTPELVKEGLAREVVSKVQQLRKQNDFEMMDRIDIVLEADEEVCEAVKEFADYIKDETLADTVEFAKTEESFDINGHKTGICVVRK; the protein is encoded by the coding sequence ATGTTTGAGAGATTATCCGAACAGCCTGTAGCTGAAGTTCAGCAGGAACAGGTTGAGAAGTGGAAAAGAGAGGATTTACTAAAGAAGTGCGTAACAGCACGCGAGGGGAAACCAAAATATGTCTTTTACGAGGGACCTCCAACGGCTAACGGAATGCCAGGAATACACCATGTAATGGCAAGAACACTTAAGGATTCCGTTTGTAGATACTGGACAATGAAGGGTTACCAGGTTAATCGTAAGGCTGGTTGGGATACACACGGACTTCCTGTAGAAATCGAAGTTGAGAAGCAGCTCAACATGAACGGCAAGCAGGATATAGAAAAGTACGGAATCAAGGAGTTTAACGAAAAGTGCCGTGAGTCTGTTTTTACTTATACAGATAAGTGGAGAGAGATGACAGAGAGAATGGCATATCTAGTTGACCTTGATGATCCATATATCACACTTAACAACGACTATATCGAGAGCGGATGGTGGATCCTAAAGAAGTTCTTTGATAAAGGACTCATCTATGAAGGACACAAGATTCTTCCTTACTGCCCAAGATGTGGAACTGGTCTTGCTTCACACGAAGTAGCTCAGGGATATAAGGAGGTTAAGGTAAATACTCTTGTTGTTAAGTTCAAGAAGAAGGGAACTGATAACGAGTATTTCCTAGCTTGGACAACAACTGCTTGGACACTTGCAGCAAACACAATGCTTACAGTAGGTCCTGACTTTGATTATGTCAAGGTTAAGATGCTAAATGGTAATGATGAAGGAAATTACTTCTACCTAGTAGAGGCTCTTGCCGATAGAGTTCTTGGCGAAGGCAACTATGAGGTAGTTGAGCGTATGAAGGGTAAAGACCTTGAGTACATGGAGTACGAGCAGCTAATGCCTTTCTGTCAGGTTAAGGAAGGTGACAAGGCTTTCTTTGTTACATGCATGGACTATGTATCTATCGAGGATGGTACAGGTATCGTACATACAGCTCCTGCATTTGGTGAGGACGACTACCAGTGTGGTAAGAAGTATGGAGCGGCGTTCCTTCAGCCTGTCGACGAGCAGGGTTGCTATACTGAAACTCCATGGAAGGGTCACTTCATAATGGAGGATGGTCTTGATGTAGAAATCATCAAGTACCTAGATGATAAGGTATTTGCTAAGCAGAAGATAGAACATAACTATCCACACTGCTGGAGATGCGGAACACCTCTAGTTTACTATGCTAGACAGAGCTGGTACATCAAGATGAGCGATCTTAAAGATCAGCTTGTTGCTAATAACAATACAGTAAACTGGTATCCACCTTTCGTAGGTGAGAAGAGATTCGGAAACTGGCTAGCAGATGTTAAGGACTGGGCAATCTCAAGATCTAGATACTGGGGAACTCCAATCCCAATCTGGAAGTGCGACTGCGGTCACCTTGAGTGCGTAGGAAGCCGTGCAGAGCTAGTTGAGAAGGCTGTAGAAAATATCGATGAGAGCATAGAGCTACACCGTCCGTATGTTGATGATGTACACTTAAAGTGCCCACACTGCGGAAAGGAAATGACAAGAATAGTAGAAGTTATGGACTGCTGGTTCGACTCAGGAGCAATGCCATTTGCACAGTGGCACTATCCGTTTGAGAATACAGAGCACTTCGAAGAGAAACTCTTCCCGGCTGACTTTATCTGTGAAGGTATCGACCAGACAAGAGGTTGGTTCTATTCACTAATGGCAATCTCGACATTCATCATGGGTAAGTCACCATATAAGAATGTTCTAGTTAACGACCTCATCCTTGATAAGAATGGCAAGAAGATGAGTAAGTCCAAGGGAAATACAGTTTCGCCATTTGAACTCTTTGACCAGTACGGAGCAGATGCTACAAGATGGTACTTGCTTTCAGTATCGCCAGCTTGGACACCAACAAAGTTTGACGAAGATGGACTTAAGGACGTTGTAAGCAAGTTCTTTGGAACACTTAGAAACGTATATAACTTCTTTGTACTATATTCAAATCAGGATGATCTTGATGTAGCAAATCTAGAGCTAGCATACGACATGAGACCGGAGCTAGATAGATGGATACTCTCAAGATATAACAAGCTTGTAAAAGAAGTTAGAGAGCATATGGATAACTACGACCATATGAAGACTGTTAGAGCACTTACTGAATTTGTCAGCGAGGACTTCTCAAACTGGTACATTAGACGTGCTAGAAGAAGATTCTACGGAAGCGAAATGACAGAAGATAAGATGAGCGTATATGCAACAACCTTCGAGGTATTGGTAGGTGTATCACTCATGATTGCGCCATTTGCTCCGTTCATCTCTGACGAAATTTATACAAAGCTAACAGGAGAGGAAACTGTTCACACAGCATATCTTCCTGAATGCAATGAAGCTCTCATAGATAACAAGGTTGAGGAGCGTATGGACCTAGTAAGAAGTTTCGTAACTCTTGGACGTGGTGCTCGTGAAAAAGAGAGAATCAAGGTTAGACAGCCACTTAACGAGATACTCGTAGATGGTAAGTACAAACCACTTGTTGCTGACCTTACAGACCTAGTAATGGAAGAGCTTAACGTCAAAAATGTTGTATTTGCTGATGAGCTAGGTGAGTACATGAACCTATCTCTAAAGCCAAACTTCAAGGTTGCTGGACCAGTTCTAGGAAAGAACATCAAGCAGTTTGGAGATGAGCTAGCAAAGCTAGACGCTGCTGAGTTTGTGGCTGAGCTAGAAGCAAAGGGCGAAGTAGAGATGACTGTAGCTGGCGAAGTTGTAAATGTTCCTAAGGACTTTGTTGATGTAAGAATCAGCGCTAAGGATGGATTTGCAGTAGCTATGGAAAACAACGTATTTACAATACTTGACACAGTTCTAACACCAGAGCTAGTTAAGGAAGGACTTGCAAGAGAAGTTGTATCAAAGGTACAGCAGCTACGTAAGCAGAACGACTTTGAGATGATGGATAGAATCGATATTGTTCTTGAAGCAGACGAAGAGGTTTGCGAGGCTGTTAAGGAGTTTGCTGACTACATCAAGGACGAAACTCTAGCAGATACAGTTGAATTTGCAAAGACAGAGGAGAGCTTTGACATCAATGGTCACAAGACAGGAATCTGCGTAGTGAGGAAATAG
- a CDS encoding ribosomal RNA large subunit methyltransferase N (23S rRNA m2A2503 methyltransferase; methylates the C2 position of the A2530 nucleotide in 23S rRNA; may be involved in antibiotic resistance) → MSERVDLRSMTLNELKDFASGIGVPAFRGAQIFDWIYKGKKSFREMNNLPEALRYELEDKAYLEKLNIRTVQKSKLDGTRKYLLELSDGNTIECVFMKYKFGNSICVSSQAGCRMGCRFCASTIKGLARNLTAGEMVSQIMAAQEDTGEKIGHIVVMGSGEPFDNYENLSKFLRIVNEPKGLGIGMRNITVSTCGIVPMILRFAEDFNQVNLAISLHASSDEDRSAIMPINNRYSIKDVLKACDEYTEKTNRRITYEYTLVSGVNDSVQSAKRLAGLLKGKLCHVNLIPLNEVKDSGFVTVSKSKAFEFQKALEEAGIPATIRRELGDDIDAACGQLRLNNE, encoded by the coding sequence ATGTCTGAACGAGTTGATTTGAGGAGTATGACCTTAAATGAGCTGAAGGACTTCGCCAGCGGTATAGGCGTGCCTGCATTTAGAGGCGCGCAGATATTTGACTGGATATATAAGGGCAAAAAAAGCTTTCGGGAGATGAATAATCTTCCGGAAGCTTTGCGCTATGAGCTCGAAGACAAGGCATACCTCGAAAAACTTAATATACGAACTGTCCAAAAATCAAAGCTTGACGGAACTCGCAAGTATCTACTTGAGCTTTCAGATGGAAACACCATAGAATGCGTTTTCATGAAATATAAGTTCGGAAACTCAATCTGCGTCTCATCGCAGGCAGGATGCCGGATGGGCTGCAGATTTTGTGCGTCCACGATTAAGGGACTAGCAAGAAATTTGACAGCTGGAGAGATGGTTTCGCAGATCATGGCTGCTCAGGAGGATACCGGTGAAAAAATTGGTCATATCGTCGTTATGGGCAGTGGAGAGCCATTTGATAACTATGAGAACCTATCAAAGTTTCTCAGGATAGTCAATGAACCAAAGGGCCTAGGCATAGGCATGAGAAATATAACTGTTTCAACATGTGGTATAGTTCCTATGATTTTAAGGTTTGCAGAAGACTTCAATCAGGTTAATCTTGCAATTTCACTCCACGCATCTAGCGATGAAGATAGAAGTGCTATCATGCCAATTAATAACAGGTACAGCATTAAAGACGTCTTAAAGGCCTGCGACGAGTACACCGAAAAGACAAATCGCAGAATAACCTACGAGTATACTCTTGTAAGTGGGGTAAATGACAGCGTGCAGAGTGCAAAGAGACTTGCTGGGCTGCTAAAGGGAAAACTCTGTCATGTCAATTTAATTCCTCTTAACGAGGTCAAGGATAGCGGTTTTGTCACAGTTAGCAAGAGCAAGGCCTTTGAGTTTCAAAAGGCTTTGGAAGAGGCAGGAATCCCTGCAACCATAAGACGAGAACTAGGTGATGATATAGACGCTGCTTGCGGACAGCTGAGGCTTAATAATGAGTGA